The Benincasa hispida cultivar B227 chromosome 9, ASM972705v1, whole genome shotgun sequence genome has a segment encoding these proteins:
- the LOC120085789 gene encoding protein HEADING DATE REPRESSOR 1: MNATTTNTEPKSFKPTQSTNSICFSLPICENSKRILHSDGPVKLFLMELNHSGKIDRILEGFSPASAPRIQWKSRRRSASGRNLDKVTEDHDSAIKTCDKQEESHGNDKLAQDTNTVLPELSERRKALFEPLEPVKNINGRRPSAESLLPPPDFDDTIYPRGWLIGKKRKLVNVDVVESMRRIAVQEMNRKDREINGLNEQLDEDARCLEHLQLQLLQEKSKRSEVERENAMLHDQINMLMSMLDNEGADGSDEP; encoded by the exons ATGAACGCAACCACAACAAACACCGAACCAAAATCCTTTAAACCGACTCAATCCACAAACTCCATTTGCTTCTCTCTTCCTATATGCGAAAATTCGAAGAGGATTCTTCATAGCGACGGTCCGGTGAAGCTCTTTCTAATGGAGCTCAATCATTCCGGCAAGATTGATAGGATTCTGGAAGGTTTTTCTCCGGCGTCGGCTCCTCGAATTCAGTGGAAATCTCGCCGGAGGTCAG CTAGCGGGAGGAATTTAGACAAGGTAACTGAAGATCATGATTCTGCTATTAAAACTTGCGACAAACAGGAAGAATCTCATGGAAATGACAAATTAGCTCAGGACACCAACACAGTCCTCCCCGAGCTATCGGAGCGTCGAAAGGCTCTGTTTGAGCCCTTAGAACCCGTGAAGAACATTAATGGCCGAAGACCATCAGCTGAATCCTTACTCCCTCCTCCCGATTTTGATGACACCATTTATCCACGAGGGTGGCTCATCGGGAAGAAGCGGAAACTCGTCAATGTCGACGTTGTCGAGAGCATGAGGAGGATTGCCGTTCAGGAAATGAATAGAAAG GACCGGGAAATCAATGGTCTAAACGAGCAGCTCGACGAGGATGCTCGCTGCTTGGAGCATCTTCAACTTCAGCTTCTGCAAGAAAAGAGCAAAAGATCAGAAGTTGAAAGAGAAAATGCAATGCTGCATGATCAAATAAACATGCTAATGAGCATGCTAGACAATGAAGGAGCAGATGGTTCAGATGAACCCTAA
- the LOC120085790 gene encoding uncharacterized protein LOC120085790 — translation MAKTHPNPPVFGSSNVKAHNDISFQAHLAQINNESIPLVSSKFEDLQDRSFRRSRTSRCYIKCRELDQTPKLSGHRCYLCKRDLSFKPEGSLVIPKILPTVAVLPCSHVFHGLCLERITPQNQAEDPPCIPCAVGET, via the exons ATGGCTAAAACACATCCTAATCCACCAGTGTTTGGTTCTTCCAATGTCAAGGCCCATAATGACATATCATTTCAAGCCCATCTTGCGCAG ATCAATAATGAGAGCATTCCACTCGTCTCTTCCAAGTTTGAAGATCTACAAGATCGTTCTTTCCGACGCTCAAGGACCTCACGTTGTTATATAAAATGCCGAG AGTTGGACCAAACTCCTAAATTAAGTGGACACAGATGCTACCTATGTAAGAGGGATCTTTCATTCAAACCAGAAGGCTCACTTGTCATTCCAAAAATTCTACCTACTGTGGCTGTACTGCCATGTAGCCATGTGTTTCACGGCCTCTGTTTGGAACGCATCACTCCTCAAAACCAAGCTGAAGATCCTCCTTGTATTCCCTGTGCTGTTGGCGAAACTTGA
- the LOC120084537 gene encoding uncharacterized protein LOC120084537 encodes MENDNLNLRNNLSDFISDDENEEFGCLSTMISDANFNGLHEEYSATAGFHHSQLPDPQVSSHPNFAGSFPDSISYTDIDWSFDRSRLGLSSQNWSNSIFTNTKNKTNASFHVRSPELASICRVPVRSQEAEGRHLIGYDRETNNHNLQSSECEDQIDLNITAICSGFQPHCLQELDAETFDVGCHTNTTTALNKADKISGFKDNLEDIPNLTTFPQNPVGVRCSNFINFSLNPSSVFQPSIIVGGDNPFPTPSNEDCLSPDVFQGNEDILNSLINAAPSTTESIKSQIGISSQSWFTDLESCLLRRNQNHWPSEEKSHTDARNFSSEYPTNAPSLGISATISVPDQSFEYNQSAGAGASQPPQNVGNSLTTGTTFSVFITLLDFKLTVSSSYDRRNDFKLDKF; translated from the exons ATGGAAAATGACAATCTGAACCTACGAAATAATCTGTCTGATTTTATTTCTGACGATGAGAATGAAGAGTTTGGATGCCTTAGTACAATGATAAGTGATGCTAACTTCAATGGGCTCCATGAAGAATACAGTGCAACTGCTGGATTCCATCATTCCCAACTTCCAGATCCACAAGTCTCCTCTCATCCAAATTTTGCTGGTTCCTTTCctgattcaatttcatatacTGATATTGATTGGTCATTTGATAGATCCCGCTTGGGTCTAAGCTCTCAAAATTGGTCTAACAGCATTTTCACGAATACCAAAAATAAGACAAATGCTTCATTTCATGTCAGAAGTCCAGAACTTGCCAGCATTTGTAGAGTCCCAGTGAGAAGTCAGGAAGCTGAAGGCCGACATTTGATTGGGTATGATAGAGAAACAAACAATCATAATCTGCAATCCTCAGAATGTGAGGATCAAATTGATCTTAACATTACTGCCATTTGCAGTGGATTCCAACCCCATTGTTTACAAGAACTTGATGCTGAGACTTTTGATGTTGGATGTCATACAAATACCACCACGGCTCTCAACAAGGCAGATAAGATCTCAGGCTTTAAAGACAATTTAGAGGATATTCCTAACCTTACAACCTTTCCTCAGAACCCTGTTGGAGTAAGATGTAGTAATTTTATTAACTTTAGTTTGAACCCATCATCCGTCTTTCAACCATCTATTATAGTTGGTGGGGATAACCCTTTTCCCACTCCAAGTAATGAAGATTGTTTGAGTCCTGATGTATTCCAGGGCAATGAGGATATCCTCAACTCACTTATAAATGCTGCTCCCTCTACTACAGAATCTATCAAAAGCCAAATTGGGATATCCTCACAAAGCTGGTTTACTGACTTAGAATCTTGCTTACTTAGAAGGAATCAAAATCACTGGCCTTCTGAAGAGAAATCTCATACTGATGCCAGGAACTTCTCATCTGAATATCCAACAAATGCTCCTTCTCTTGGGATATCTGCAACCATCTCTGTTCCAGATCAGTCGT TTGAGTATAATCAATCTGCTGGTGCTGGCGCTTCTCAGCCTCCCCAAAACGTTGGCAATTCTCTCACTACTGGTACCACTTTTAGTGTCTTTATTACTCTACTTGACTTTAAATTAACAGTTTCATCAAGTTATGACAGAAGAAATGACTTTAAGCTTGACAAGTTTTAG